A region of Mauremys mutica isolate MM-2020 ecotype Southern chromosome 2, ASM2049712v1, whole genome shotgun sequence DNA encodes the following proteins:
- the MKX gene encoding homeobox protein Mohawk isoform X3, translating into MRRLRDSCSGAWPCLPLAQSESSGHPSCKFPTYQSLLQLKNQADCSRPPAPPTMNTVVFNKFNSQVLFEENAKERESNSRPYLGVIDSPHHPEVHIPDSPSIKDNLSLRNRRTGARQSGGKVRHKRQALQDMARPLKQWLYKHRDNPYPTKTEKILLALGSQMTLVQVSNWFANARRRLKNTVRQPDLSWALRIKLYNKYVQGNAERLSVSSDDSCSEDGENPPRNHINEGGYNKPVHHTVIKTENSVIKTGVRPETSANEDYVSPPKYKSSLLNRYLNDSLRHVMATNAAMMEKTRQRNHSGSFSSNEFEEELVSPSSSETEGNFVYRTVLKMLVNTHETRVSQTNERPCTRGGKRNS; encoded by the exons ATGAGACGGCTTCGGGATTCATGTTCCGGGGCCTGGCCGTGCCTGCCGCTTG CACAATCCGAGTCATCTGGACATCCAAGCTGCAAGTTTCCCACTTACCAGAGTCTGCTGCAGCTGAAGAACCAGGCAGACTGCAGCCGACCACCAGCCCCCCCAACCATGAACACCGTAGTCTTTAACAAATTCAACAGCCAGGTGCTTTTTGAGGAAAACgccaaagaaagggaaagtaacaGCCGGCCTTACCTGGGGGTCATTGACAGCCCACACCACCCCGAAGTGCACATTCCCGACAGCCCTTCAATTAAAGACAACCTCAGTCTTCGGAACAGGCGGACAGG GGCCCGGCAGAGCGGCGGGAAGGTGCGGCACAAGCGGCAGGCGCTGCAGGACATGGCCCGGCCGCTCAAGCAGTGGCTGTACAAGCACCGCGACAACCCCTACCCCACCAAGACCGAGAAGATCCTGCTGGCCCTCGGCTCCCAGATGACCCTGGTGCAG GTATCAAACTGGTTTGCCAATGCAAGACGTCGCCTAAAGAATACAGTCCGGCAACCAGATCTCAGCTGGGCTTTACGAATAAAGTTGTACAACAAATACGTTCAAGGAAATGCTGAAAGACTTAGTGTAAGCAGTGATGATTCGTGTTCTGAAG ATGGGGAAAATCCTCCAAGAAACCATATCAATGAAGGGGGATATAACAAACCAGTTCACCacactgtgattaaaactgaAAATTCGGTGATAAAAACAGGAGTGAGACCAGAGACAAGTGCCAATGAGGATTATGTGTCACCTCCCAAATACAAAAGCAGCTTATTGAATCGTTACCTAAATGACTCATTGAGACATGTCATGGCTACTAATGCAGCCATGATGGAAAAAACGAGACAAAGGAATCATTCTGGTTCATTTAGTTCCAACGAATTTGAGGAGGAATTGGTGTCCCCATCATCATCGGAGACTGAAGGCAATTTTGTCTACCGGACAG
- the MKX gene encoding homeobox protein Mohawk isoform X5, which translates to MRRLRDSCSGAWPCLPLAQSESSGHPSCKFPTYQSLLQLKNQADCSRPPAPPTMNTVVFNKFNSQVLFEENAKERESNSRPYLGVIDSPHHPEVHIPDSPSIKDNLSLRNRRTGARQSGGKVRHKRQALQDMARPLKQWLYKHRDNPYPTKTEKILLALGSQMTLVQVSNWFANARRRLKNTVRQPDLSWALRIKLYNKYVQGNAERLSVSSDDSCSEDGENPPRNHINEGGYNKPVHHTVIKTENSVIKTGVRPETSANEDYVSPPKYKSSLLNRYLNDSLRHVMATNAAMMEKTRQRNHSGSFSSNEFEEELVSPSSSETEGNFVYRTETLENGPNKCES; encoded by the exons ATGAGACGGCTTCGGGATTCATGTTCCGGGGCCTGGCCGTGCCTGCCGCTTG CACAATCCGAGTCATCTGGACATCCAAGCTGCAAGTTTCCCACTTACCAGAGTCTGCTGCAGCTGAAGAACCAGGCAGACTGCAGCCGACCACCAGCCCCCCCAACCATGAACACCGTAGTCTTTAACAAATTCAACAGCCAGGTGCTTTTTGAGGAAAACgccaaagaaagggaaagtaacaGCCGGCCTTACCTGGGGGTCATTGACAGCCCACACCACCCCGAAGTGCACATTCCCGACAGCCCTTCAATTAAAGACAACCTCAGTCTTCGGAACAGGCGGACAGG GGCCCGGCAGAGCGGCGGGAAGGTGCGGCACAAGCGGCAGGCGCTGCAGGACATGGCCCGGCCGCTCAAGCAGTGGCTGTACAAGCACCGCGACAACCCCTACCCCACCAAGACCGAGAAGATCCTGCTGGCCCTCGGCTCCCAGATGACCCTGGTGCAG GTATCAAACTGGTTTGCCAATGCAAGACGTCGCCTAAAGAATACAGTCCGGCAACCAGATCTCAGCTGGGCTTTACGAATAAAGTTGTACAACAAATACGTTCAAGGAAATGCTGAAAGACTTAGTGTAAGCAGTGATGATTCGTGTTCTGAAG ATGGGGAAAATCCTCCAAGAAACCATATCAATGAAGGGGGATATAACAAACCAGTTCACCacactgtgattaaaactgaAAATTCGGTGATAAAAACAGGAGTGAGACCAGAGACAAGTGCCAATGAGGATTATGTGTCACCTCCCAAATACAAAAGCAGCTTATTGAATCGTTACCTAAATGACTCATTGAGACATGTCATGGCTACTAATGCAGCCATGATGGAAAAAACGAGACAAAGGAATCATTCTGGTTCATTTAGTTCCAACGAATTTGAGGAGGAATTGGTGTCCCCATCATCATCGGAGACTGAAGGCAATTTTGTCTACCGGACAG